Proteins from one Antennarius striatus isolate MH-2024 chromosome 12, ASM4005453v1, whole genome shotgun sequence genomic window:
- the mcm3ap gene encoding germinal-center associated nuclear protein isoform X3, with protein sequence MHPSNPFGSPQGGAFQAPSNAVKSGLFQSFGPQGSSNQPQTMGFYQPSAFGQPHQGNTVFGQNPSFGQSSTQPSSLPTVSQAPVFGQTPMRTSSSGFSSSATPAFGQTSQQTQSSVFTQIPAFGQPSLFGKQSSGFGSQPSGFGNSQSASSSSATLRQPQPLGFGQSVFGQPPSTSVTSSVFGTGQSVTQSKGFGSSNFSFKPANEALFKPIFSASPEPTNTQTTSMSSSSFGNSKSQTNTTTTGFSLLTAAKSGPLGFSFAQPAAAPSVPPQNNSVTTGNSSGCSNSLQFTFSQPAAPSNSSTQASTCQPTTPTSFSFAAKAPQSQATPLFGGTTFGQQSPFGETKAKAQSSADEKGMSIEAPENTNVFSRLSKGTKRKEDTVVTSTGLENPATEEDGTGETGSPRHPSKRPLVRSRRPGLGLFGRALIDLRKDNTNSGRQGSTKEPQQQESTREETEREDVNAQSEALTATPPSSSQTQTREVLENIDQSAEAPDPKLESPTSTKLGLRRESSESLSGMSPNDCTILQCRNVLPALNRKDVIEKHFSRFGKVRKVFCRPGKNLAIVYFDDHASAAKAKKKGKMLHSHELLLLWQRKKHIPGTSEGGSVTGREETVGESQESKAASSSLKRASHRPPAASSMVTFSHSSPSKKIPLAKSLQFDAEAQRESNTDVPSSETLAPSSLLHLIGHVAETPEDKYRLLEQKDKILRQGRPKRTGLDMSRVFVGTCPDMCPEKERYMRETRNQLSVFEVIPDTEMVDHKTAIKEYSRSSADQEEPLPHELRPLPVLSMTMDYLVTQIMDQFHDNSRDWYDFVWNRTRSIRKDITQQRLCCPLTVSLIEKCTRFHVHCAHHLCQERILFFDAKINNENMTKCLQSLKEMYQDLATRHIYCPREAEFRQYSVLLKLNDGDILREVQQFRDEVRNSPEVKFAVQAFAAVNNNNFVRFFKLVKGASYLASCLLHRYFNQVRAKALKTLNLAHTVGPRSTAFPVEDIVRMLMFRNNTEASDFIQQYGLVVNDDLVELSRINYQEPDLPLTRKSDVILAKIHVLIGEVVNGGQLPNPPQHIPVCSFDSKNKYCGEGPLFEPTTIQTKDIAAKEELKAPLSIDLETQVKLTRAPDVAPVFGLPPAAPDETGEPTWARAADDPQLFQPISQPLLVKPPSPRPKPQPFYSDEDITAVVDSVIEEVVDATVREVAQSGASYATAAVAECSMQAESLLSEVVGQMLQEVSSAEIKLEQECVAEKKRKLEEARQAVNEKAELVAKCTEQICSSLVEETLNADITSLVEDILENELHRIHKYIRRWRDVVKVRRQLKRQMRSFPASPCCVDPRFKLKALTPSAPAQPSMEDLTHGQVNLGNAGTLALSSTRLLKIRDDVIHQMRVDYFYQHLVDEVVWTPLNLPALVTEGISDPADRIFWKAVLLLPSVLDTVTSMEDRILSDWLEVKLSGGKPLESNEEELGDTLRTLCTISTLQEREQHLHKVHISIKVSKGPLSEDGLSKMEECCELQGAGALIMLLPSIPIIKPGHGEQDIPFLSALLQLKQLQKASSWQFPLPLVILVPGSNGGDAQELAEMLMLHTLVKESLISEFTFVFIPETTSDLQGTKKLIDAMHWLLARVPPRHPLSCQTLAQLVETSLSHEFSPRVYSHRQERAAAANFPSDPTPFIQLYNAILAHVADRVTSKELSRLSWPPVEFYQPDTCDFVPHLKWNSVQHLDWIRKAILCLQLPQWNKHSYTDSWSELCSSIFHYATQIPASRLSQPLLMSRLENLLERVRPKGHRNRISTSKLTSSNPDAGDWNTGPASGHIPWDDIVDICIDHKLKDWQIPEPPVCEVEGEILVYFSVDSLKGFQPPEEWTEAIRRTHREKQKEREGVTMTSCATPAPLSVRQRLFNSMVEPPEAPTALLDITHSPTAQELLVNKVIQSLEEEKAENKRFFEQFQCWVDGEPVEHLSTALFIPSSTLLSMPTTITHPHTAGPRDAAGTQELDSDDPSDKANWLKTRPVSIARQARELEQQIWASREEEMACALKLSNLLSIVND encoded by the exons ATGCATCCATCCAACCCCTTTGGTAGTCCTCAGGGGGGAGCCTTCCAGGCCCCGAGTAATGCTGTGAAGAGTGGGTTGTTCCAGTCATTTGGTCCACAAGGCTCCAGCAATCAGCCCCAAACTATGGGTTTTTATCAGCCGTCAGCGTTTGGACAACCTCATCAGGGGAATACAGTGTTTGGACAGAACCCATCCTTTGGACAGTCGTCTACACAGCCCTCCTCATTGCCTACAGTCAGTCAAGCCCCAGTATTTGGACAGACACCGATGAGAACAAGCAGCTCAGGCTTTAGCAGTAGCGCTACACCGGCTTTTGGCCAGACTAGCCAACAGACTCAGAGTTCTGTTTTCACGCAGATTCCTGCATTCGGGCAGCCTTCTCTATTTGGCAAACAGTCATCTGGGTTTGGCTCGCAGCCTTCTGGGTTTGGAAACTCTCAGAgtgcctccagctcctctgctaCTCTAAGGCAACCTCAGCCACTGGGTTTTGGACAGTCTGTGTTTGGACAGCCACCATCCACTAGTGTCACCAGCAGTGTGTTCGGCACAGGTCAGAGTGTGACTCAGAGCAAAGGCTTTGGATCATCCAATTTCAGTTTTAAACCAGCCAACGAGGCCCTCTTCAAACCCATCTTCAGTGCCAGCCCTGAGCCTACAAACACCCAGACTACTTCAATGTCCAGCTCATCTTTTGGCAACAGTAAATCCCAGAcaaacaccaccaccactggcTTTTCTCTTTTGACCGCAGCTAAGTCTGGACCACTGGGATTCAGCTTTGCACAACCAGCTGCAGCCCCTTCTGTCCCTCCTCAAAATAACTCTGTGACCACTGGGAATAGCAGTGGTTGTTCCAACAGCCTTCAGTTCACCTTCTCCCAGCCAGCTGCACCATCAAACTCCAGCACCCAGGCATCCACTTGCCAGCCCACCACCCCAACATCTTTCAGCTTTGCAGCAAAAGCTCCCCAGTCTCAAGCAACACCCCTTTTTGGGGGAACCACATTTGGTCAGCAGTCACCTTTTGGAGAAACCAAAGCTAAAGCACAAAGTAGCGCAGATGAAAAAGGGATGAGCATTGAGGCACCAGAGAacacaaatgtattttcacGTTTGAGCAAAGGCACCAAGCGCAAAGAAGATACAGTGGTCACCAGCACAGGCCTTGAAAATCCAGCAACAGAAGAGGATGGTACGGGAGAAACGGGTTCACCAAGACATCCCTCAAAGAGGCCACTTGTGAGGTCACGCCGACCGGGGTTAGGGTTGTTTGGTCGTGCACTTATTGATCTTCGTAAAGATAACACCAACTCAGGGAGGCAGGGGTCCACAAAGGAGCCGCAGCAGCAAGAATCAACACGGGAAGAGACAGAAAGGGAGGACGTCAATGCTCAGAGCGAAGCCCTAACTGCTAcgccaccatcatcatcacaaacacagacaagagAAGTTCTGGAAAACATCGACCAGTCAG CAGAAGCCCCTGACCCCAAACTGGAAAGTCCAACCTCCACGAAACTTGGTCTACGCAGGGAGAGCTCGGAGAGCCTAAGCGGCATGTCTCCGAACGACTGCACCATCCTTCAGTGTAGGAATGTGCTTCCAGCTCTGAACAGGAAAGACGTGATCGAGAAGCACTTTAGTCGTTTTGGCAAAGTCCGGAAAGTCTTCTGTCGACCTGGCAAGAACCTGGCCATAGTGTACTTTGATGACCAT GCATCAGCAGCTAAGGCAAAGAAGAAAGGCAAAATGCTGCACAGTCATGAACTCCTTCTCTTATGGCAGAGAAAGAAGCACA tTCCAGGTACCAGTGAGGGTGGATCTGTAACAGGACGGGAGGAGACAGTGGGAGAAAGTCAAGAGTCAAAGgctgcttcctcctctctcaAAAGAGCTTCACACAGACCTCCTGCAGCCAGCAGTATGGTGACCTTCAGCCACAG TTCTCCGAGTAAGAAGATTCCATTGGCCAAGTCTCTGCAATTTGATGCCGAAGCACAGAGGGAGAGCAACACGGATGTACCAAGCTCAGAGACTCTGGccccctcttctctcctccacctCATTGGCCATGTTGCTGAGACCCCAGAAGATAAGTACCGCCTCCTGGAGCAGAAAGACAAGATCCTACGTCAAG GTCGACCCAAAAGGACAGGACTGGACATGAGTAGGGTGTTTGTGGGGACTTGCCCAGACATGTGTCCAGAGAAGGAAAGGTACATGAGGGAAACACGGAACCAGCTGAGCGTATTCGAGGTCATCCCAGACACTGAAATG GTGGACCACAAAACAGCCATCAAGGAGTACAGCCGTTCATCAGCTGACCAGGAAGAGCCACTTCCTCATGAACTGCGCCCCCTTCCTGTGCTCAGCATGACCATGGACTACTTGGTGACTCAGATCATGGACCAGTTCCATGACAACTCCAGGGACTGGTATGACTTTGTCTGGAACAGGACGCGCAGCATTCGCAAG GACATCACCCAGCAACGCCTGTGCTGCCCTCTCACAGTGTCACTGATTGAGAAGTGCACACGCTTCCATGTTCACTGCGCTCACCACCTCTGTCAGGAGCGCATTTTGTTTTTCGATGCAAAGATCAACAACGAGAACATGACAAAGTGCCTCCAGAGTCTAAAAGAAATGTACCAAGATCTGGCCACGCGTCACATCTACTGCCCTCGGGAGGCAGAGTTTCGCCAGTACAGCGTTCTGCTGAAGCTCAATGACGGTGACATCCTACG TGAGGTGCAGCAGTTCCGTGACGAGGTGCGCAATTCCCCAGAGGTGAAGTTTGCCGTTCAGGCATTCGCTgcagtcaacaacaacaactttgtgCGTTTTTTCAAGTTGGTGAAAGGAGCTTCGTATCTCGCCAGCTGCCTCCTGCACAGATACTTCAACCAG GTCCGAGCTAAGGCCCTGAAAACTCTGAATTTGGCTCACACTGTGGGTCCACGATCAACTGCCTTTCCAGTTGAAGATATAGTCCGGATGTTGATGTTCCGCAACAATACAGAGGCGTCTGACTTTATCCAGCAGTACGGCCTTGTTGTCAATGACGA TTTGGTAGAGCTGAGTCGAATAAACTATCAGGAGCCAGACCTGCCTCTGACCCGGAAGTCGGACGTCATCCTTGCTAAGATTCACGTGTTGATTGGGGAGGTGGTGAACGGTGGTCAACTACCAAACCCCCCCCAGCACATCCCTGTATGCAGCTTTGACTCCAAGAATAAATACTGTGGAGAAGGCCCTCTGTTTGAACCCACTACAATCCAGACTAAAG atATTGCTGCCAAGGAGGAACTAAAGGCACCACTCAGCATCGATTTGGAGACACAGGTCAAACTGACCAGGGCCCCCGACGTGGCCCCCGTGTTTGGTttgcctccagctgctccagatGAGACAGGAGAGCCTACATGGGCTCGGGCGGCAGATGACCCGCAGCTGTTCCAGCCCATATCTCAGCCACTGCTGGTCAAGCCTCCATCACCTCGACCCAAACCTCAGCCATTCTACAGTGATGAG GACATTACGGCTGTAGTAGACTCTGTGATTGAAGAGGTCGTCGACGCAACAGTGAGGGAGGTGGCTCAGTCTGGAGCTAGCTACGCCACGGCGGCTGTTGC GGAGTGCAGCATGCAGGCAGAGTCTCTGCTCAGCGAGGTGGTGGGACAGATGCTGCAGGAGGTGTCTTCTGCTGAGATCAAGCTGGAACAGGAATGTGTCGCTGAGAAGAAACGCAAGCTTGAAGAAGCCAG GCAGGCGGTGAACGAGAAAGCGGAGCTTGTGGCGAAATGCACAGAGCAGATCTGCAGCAGTCTGGTTGAGGAAACTCTAAATGCTGACATTACATCGTTAGTGGAGGACATCCTTGAGAATGAACTGCACCGCATCCACAAGTACATCAGAAG GTGGCGCGATGTGGTAAAAGTGCGTCGACAGCTGAAGAGACAGATGAGAAGTTTCCCCGCATCTCCTTGCTGTGTGGACCCTCGCTTCAAACTGAAGGCTCTGACTCCTAGCGCCCCCGCACAGCCCTCCATGGAAGATCTGACTCACGGTCAGGTCAACCTGGGAAACGCAGGCACCCTGGCACTGTCCAGCACCAG GTTGTTGAAAATTAGAGACGACGTGATCCACCAGATGAGAGTGGATTACTTCTATCAGCACTTGGTTGA TGAGGTGGTCTGGACCCCACTCAACCTGCCGGCACTCGTGACAGAAGGTATCTCTGACCCAGCAGATAGAATCTTTTGGAAGGCTGTTTTACTGTTGCCAAGTGTCCTTGACACCGTAACCAGCATGGAGGACAG GATCCTGTCAGACTGGCTGGAGGTAAAGCTCAGTGGTGGAAAGCCCCTTGAGTCTAATGAAGAGGAGCTGGGGGACACTCTGAGGACCCTCTGTACCATCAGTACACTACAGGAAAGAGAGCAGCACCTTCACAAAGTCCACATCAGCATCAAA GTGTCCAAAGGCCCCCTGTCTGAAGATGGCCTGTCTAAAATGGAGGAGTGCTGTGAGCTTCAAGGGGCAGGGGCTCTCATCATGCTGCTCCCTTCCATACCCATCATCAAACCTGGCCACGGGGAACAGGACATTCCCTTTCTGTCAGCTTTGCTTCAGCTCAAACAGCTACAGAAAGCCAGCTCGTGGCAATTCCCTCTGCCTCTGGTCATTCTGGTGCCGGGGTCCAATGGAGGCGACGCACAGGAACTTGcagaaa TGCTGATGCTGCATACACTGGTCAAGGAAAGCCTGATATCAGAGTTCACATTCGTCTTCATACCGGAGACAACAAGTGATCTACAGGGAACCAAAAAG CTAATTGACGCAATGCATTGGCTCTTGGCTCGCGTTCCACCACGCCACCCGCTGTCCTGCCAGACCCTGGCGCAGCTGGTAGAGACCAGTTTGAGTCACGAGTTCAGTCCCAGAGTCTACAGCCATCGGCAGGAGAGGGCGGCCGCTGCAAATTTCCCTTCCGACCCTACGCCTTTTATTCAGCTCTACAACGCTATCCTGGCTCACGTTGCTGACCGAGTGACGTCAAAGGAGCTCAGCAGACTCTCTTGGCCGCCAGTCGAGTTCTACCAGCCTGATACATGTGATTTTGTCCCTCATCTGAAGTGGAACTCTGTCCAACACTTGGACTGGATTCGCAAAGCCATCCTCTGCCTACAGTTGCCACAGTGGAATAAGCATTCTTACACCG ATTCATGGTCTGAGCTCTGCTCCTCCATTTTTCATTACGCCACTCAGATCCCTGCCTCACGCCTCAGCCAGCCTCTCCTGATGTCACGGCTGGAGAACCTTCTGGAAAGGGTTAGGCCAAAGGGTCACCGCAATCGCATCTCTACGTCTAAGCTAACTTCCAGCAACCCTGATGCTGGAGATTGGAACACGGGTCCAGCCTCCGGTCATATTCCTTGGGATGACATAGTGGATATTTGCATAGACCATAAGTTGAAAGACTGGCAGATCCCTGAACCACCTGTCTGTGAAG tGGAAGGGGAGATACTGGTGTACTTCTCTGTGGATTCCTTGAAAGGTTTCCAACCACCTGAGGAATGGACCGAGGCCATCAGGAGAACTCACagggagaaacagaaagagagagaagg GGTGACGATGACTAGTTGTGCCACACCTGCCCCCCTGTCCGTCAGACAGAGGTTGTTCAACAGTATGGTTGAGCCTCCTGAGGCTCCAACAGCCCTGCTGGACATCACACACTCCCCCACAGCTCAAGAGCTGCTGGTCAACAAAGTCATCCAAAGCTTAGAGGAGGAGAAAGCTGAAAACAAAAG GTTCTTTGAGCAGTTTCAGTGTTGGGTGGATGGTGAACCTGTGGAACACTTGTCCACAGCGCTGTTTATACCATCCTCCACTCTGCTGTCCATGCCCACAACCATAACACATCCCCACACAGCTGGACCTCGAGATGCTGCTGGCACACAG GAGTTGGACTCTGATGATCCGTCAGACAAAGCAAACTGGCTTAAAACCAGGCCTGTTTCTATTGCGAGGCAAGCGAGGGAACTGGAGCAACAGATCTGGGCCAGCCGAGAGGAAGAAATGGCCTGCGCACTGAAGCTTAGTAATCTGCTGTCCATTGTCAATGACTGa